The DNA region GAGCGCATGCGAGTCGGTGGGCCGGACCTACCGGGTCGTCAGGGGACTGGCGGGGTGAGCGGCCTGGCGGCCGAGGCGTCAGCTCCTGGGGCCCTGGGCCGCCGGACGGCTGCTGTCCAGGCGGGCCCGCAGGGTGCCCTCGAACTCCTCGGCGCGTGCGAGTTGGACCCGCAGCTTGTCCACCTGCTCGGCGGCGGCCCGCTGGTAGGTGTGCACACGTTCCAACAGTTCCTCGCGCTCGTCGGCGCCGAGTTCGCCGTCCGCGTCGATGCGGTCGGTTGCCTCCAGTAGCTCGCGCATCTGGTCGAGGGTGAAGCCGAGGGGCTTCATGCGGCGGATGACCATGAGGCGGGCGACATCGGTCTCGGTGTAGAGGCGGAAGCCGCCCTGGGAGCGGGCGGAGGGGATGACCAGACCGGTTTCCTCGTAGTGGCGGATGGTGCGCAGGGACAACTCGGTCCGTGCGGCGACCTCGCCGATCTGCATGTGCTTGTCGTCCACGCCCGTGGTCCTGGCCCTTCTCGTCATGGCAGACCGCGTTCCGTGCGCCCTCGCCTGCCCCTACCGCTGATCCCTACTCTAACGTTAGGGTAGGGTTATTGCGGTGAGGGTGGCGTGACCGCTCCGCTGCTGTCGTTTCGGGGCCGACGATGCCCCCGGCGAAGATCCTCATTCTGCAGGAGAGAGCGTACGCGAGCCCATGACGCCGATCCCCGCAGCCTGTCCGCCGTGACACTCCGCCCCTGGTGCGAGCCGCCCGGCCCGCGCGACCGCCGGTCCCGCCGGCCCTTCTCGACTTCCGGCCCATCTTGCGGGCCGACCGCGTGGCGCCGCCCCGGCACCCGCGCGCCATCCTCCGCACGCCCCGGTTCGCCCGCGCGGTGTGCCCGAGCACGACAGGTACCGCATCTCCTTGTCTTCCGCTGCTGTTACTCCCGCCGCACGTCTGCGCGGCCTCAAGCCCGACTGGCTGAACGACCCGAAAGTCTGGCGCACCGAGGTCCTGGCCGGCCTGGTCGTCGCCGTCGCGCTGATACCCGAGGCGATCTCGTTCTCGATCATCGCCGGTGTCGACCCGGCGGTCGGCCTGTTCGCCTCGTTCACCATGGCCGTGGTCATCTCGGTCGTCGGCGGCCGCCGCGCGATGATCTCCGCCGCCACCGGCGCCGTCGCGCTCGTCATCGCGCCTCTGAACCGCGAGTACGGCCTGGGTCACCTGATCGCCGCCGTCATCCTGGCCGGGATCATCCAGATCGCCCTCGGCGCGCTCGGAGTGGCGAAGCTGATGCGGTTCGTGCCGCGCTCGGTGATGGTCGGTTTCGTCAACGCCCTCGCGATCCTGATCTTCATGGCTCAGGTCCGCGAGATGCACGACGTGCCCTGGGCCGTGTATCCGCTGATGGCGGGCGGTCTCGCGCTGATGGTGTTCTTCCCGAAGATCACGAAGGTGATCCCGGCGCCGCTGGTGTCCATCGCCGTCCTCACCGCCATCACGGTCGCGGCCGGGATCGCCGTGCCGACCGTGGGGAACAAGGGCGAACTCCCCTCGTCGCTGCCGGTGCCAGGGCTGCCGGACGTGCCCTTCACCCTGGACACCCTGACGACGATCGCCCCGTACGCGTTCGCGATGGCGTTGGTCGGCCTGATGGAGTCGCTGATGACGGCCAAGCTGGTCGACGACATCACCCAGACCCACTCCTCCAAGACCCGGGAGTCCATCGGCCAGGGCATCGCCAACATCGTCACCGGCTTCTTCGGGGGCATGGGCGGCTGCGCGATGATCGGCCAGACGATGATCAACGTGAAGGTGTCCGGTGCCCGTACCCGCCTGTCGACGTTCCTGGCGGGCTCGTTCCTGATGGTGCTGTGCATCGTGTTCGGTCCGGTCGTGTCCGACATTCCCATGGCCGCCCTCATCGCGGTCATGGTGATGGTGTCGTTCGCGACCTTCGACTGGCATTCCATCGCTCCGAAGACCCTCAGGCGGATGCCCGCCGGAGAGATCGCCGTCATGACGATCACCGTGATCGTGGTGGTTGCCACCGGTAACCTCGCCATCGGCGTCGTCGTCGGTTCGGTCACCGCGATGGTGATCTTCGCCAAGCGCGTCGCCCACCTCGCCCGCGTCACCGCCGTCCCCGCCCCCGACGGCAGCACCGTGGTGTACTCCGTGACGGGTGAGCTGTTCTTCGCCTCCTCCAACGACCTCGTCGGCCAGTTCGACTACGCCGACGACCCCGACCGGGTTGTCATCGACCTGTCCGCCGCCCACATCTGGGACGCCTCCTCGGTCGCCGCCCTGGACGCCATCGAGACCAAGTACGCCCGTCGCGGCAAGACAGTGGAGATCATCGGCCTGAACGATCCCAGCGCCGACCTGCACGGCAGGCTCACCGGCGAACTCACCGGCAGCCACTGATCGCTGCCCGCGAGCCCACAGTCAAGGACCCCGACGTCTGGGCAGGGGTCCTTGACCGTCGGTCCTCAGGGGGGCCACCCCGGGGGTCGAGCGAACCGGGGCCCGGGGGAATCACGGTGTCCTGCGGTCGCGGCCCGTCGTCTCAATGCGCCGGAACCGCCGCAGGAGGCGTGTGCCACAACTGGTCCCACGTGGACCCGGCTCCGGCGCCTCGGTGCGGGCGTCGCAGAATGACCCACGAGATCACCCACGGCTGACCGGAGCGCACCCCATGTACGACGACGAGTCCGTCCTGCTGCACACCGAGGGCCACGTCCTGCGGATCACCCTCAACCGCCCCAGGGCCCTCAACGCCCTGACCCACACGATGGTGCGCCACATCGGCGAGGCCCTCACCCAGGCCGCCGACGACGACGCGGTCGTCGCCGTCGTCGTCAGCGGCGCCGGTGATCGAGGGCTGTGCGCGGGGGGCGACATCCGCTCGATCTACGAGGACGCCCGCGCCGGCCGCCGGGCATCCGTCGACTTCTGGCGCGACGAGTACCGGCTCAACGCCCGGATCGCCCGTT from Streptomyces sp. NBC_01754 includes:
- a CDS encoding MerR family transcriptional regulator; translation: MDDKHMQIGEVAARTELSLRTIRHYEETGLVIPSARSQGGFRLYTETDVARLMVIRRMKPLGFTLDQMRELLEATDRIDADGELGADEREELLERVHTYQRAAAEQVDKLRVQLARAEEFEGTLRARLDSSRPAAQGPRS
- a CDS encoding SulP family inorganic anion transporter; this translates as MSSAAVTPAARLRGLKPDWLNDPKVWRTEVLAGLVVAVALIPEAISFSIIAGVDPAVGLFASFTMAVVISVVGGRRAMISAATGAVALVIAPLNREYGLGHLIAAVILAGIIQIALGALGVAKLMRFVPRSVMVGFVNALAILIFMAQVREMHDVPWAVYPLMAGGLALMVFFPKITKVIPAPLVSIAVLTAITVAAGIAVPTVGNKGELPSSLPVPGLPDVPFTLDTLTTIAPYAFAMALVGLMESLMTAKLVDDITQTHSSKTRESIGQGIANIVTGFFGGMGGCAMIGQTMINVKVSGARTRLSTFLAGSFLMVLCIVFGPVVSDIPMAALIAVMVMVSFATFDWHSIAPKTLRRMPAGEIAVMTITVIVVVATGNLAIGVVVGSVTAMVIFAKRVAHLARVTAVPAPDGSTVVYSVTGELFFASSNDLVGQFDYADDPDRVVIDLSAAHIWDASSVAALDAIETKYARRGKTVEIIGLNDPSADLHGRLTGELTGSH